In Terriglobia bacterium, the following proteins share a genomic window:
- a CDS encoding lysoplasmalogenase, translating into MTGAYWKVAGILFAGAVIAAIAGQLAGVPWLVFIFKPLATIFLTGLALANWLARRERYAFWLTIGMLFSLLGDVLLLWPERYFLPGLAAFLFTHIAYLLALTRDAKFPAHALVWLLYLAAGAGLCAILWPRLAAPLRFPVAIYALFVATMAAQAMGRFLVLRTPAARLAALGAFLFLLSDALLSFDRFYAPLAFSPLFILGTYYLGQWLIVAGQIKIDSTARFPGQAALQ; encoded by the coding sequence ATGACCGGTGCCTACTGGAAAGTTGCTGGAATCCTCTTTGCGGGCGCGGTGATTGCCGCCATCGCCGGACAGCTTGCGGGAGTTCCGTGGCTGGTTTTCATCTTTAAACCTCTGGCAACGATTTTTCTGACGGGCCTTGCTCTTGCAAACTGGCTCGCGCGCCGTGAGCGTTACGCGTTTTGGCTGACCATCGGGATGCTCTTTTCCCTCCTGGGCGATGTGCTCTTGCTGTGGCCCGAGCGCTACTTTCTTCCTGGCTTGGCGGCTTTTCTCTTCACGCACATTGCTTATCTGCTGGCCCTGACCCGCGACGCAAAATTTCCTGCCCATGCGCTTGTGTGGCTTCTCTATCTCGCGGCGGGCGCCGGTTTGTGCGCCATCCTCTGGCCCCGGCTGGCGGCTCCGCTTCGCTTTCCCGTCGCCATCTATGCGCTTTTTGTGGCCACCATGGCCGCACAGGCCATGGGACGTTTTCTCGTCCTGCGCACGCCTGCGGCGCGTCTCGCCGCCCTCGGTGCTTTTCTTTTCCTGCTCTCGGATGCGCTTCTTTCTTTCGACCGCTTTTACGCGCCCCTGGCCTTCTCCCCGCTCTTCATTCTCGGCACCTATTACCTGGGACAGTGGCTCATCGTCGCCGGCCAGATCAAAATCGACTCCACCGCCCGCTTCCCCGGCCAAGCCGCCCTCCAGTAG
- the eno gene encoding phosphopyruvate hydratase, translating to MSTKIARVHARQILDSRGNPTVEAEVTLSGGALGRAAVPSGASTGEHEALELRDADKSRYLGKGVLKAVYHANSEIARAVAGLDAAEQRALDQKMIALDGTPAKSRLGANAVLAVSMAAARAAAAALRQPLYKYLSRYSTDTSANLLPVPMMNILNGGAHADNSVDFQEFMVMPIGAPSFSEALRWGVEVFHALKAALKKRGYSTAVGDEGGFAPNCKSNEEAIQIVLEAIAAAGYAPGAQVAIALDPAASEFYDNSNGKYVFKKSDKSMHSSDALASYWTTWMEKYPIVSIEDGMAEDDWPGWKTLTQSIGSKTSKKNIQLVGDDIFVTNTTRLARGIQEGIANAILIKLNQIGTVTETIEAIEMARKAGYRSIISHRSGETEDTFIADLAVATAAGQIKTGSASRTDRIAKYNQLLRIEEELGSAARFPGRAIFAA from the coding sequence ATGTCCACCAAGATCGCTCGCGTCCACGCCCGCCAGATCCTCGACTCCCGCGGCAATCCCACCGTCGAGGCCGAAGTCACCCTCAGCGGCGGAGCGTTGGGCCGCGCTGCCGTGCCCTCCGGCGCCTCCACCGGTGAACACGAAGCCCTCGAGTTGCGCGACGCTGACAAATCCCGCTACCTCGGCAAGGGCGTCCTCAAGGCCGTCTACCACGCCAACTCCGAGATCGCCCGCGCCGTCGCCGGCCTGGACGCCGCCGAGCAGCGCGCCCTCGATCAAAAAATGATCGCCCTCGACGGCACCCCCGCCAAAAGCCGCCTCGGCGCCAACGCCGTCCTCGCCGTCTCCATGGCCGCCGCGCGGGCCGCCGCTGCCGCGCTCCGCCAGCCGCTTTACAAATATCTTTCCCGCTACTCCACCGACACCTCCGCCAATCTCCTCCCCGTGCCCATGATGAACATCCTCAATGGCGGCGCGCACGCCGATAATTCCGTGGACTTCCAGGAGTTCATGGTCATGCCCATCGGCGCGCCCAGTTTTTCCGAAGCCCTGCGCTGGGGCGTCGAGGTCTTCCATGCCCTGAAGGCCGCGCTGAAGAAGCGCGGCTACTCCACCGCCGTCGGCGACGAAGGCGGCTTCGCCCCCAACTGCAAATCCAACGAGGAAGCGATCCAGATCGTGCTGGAAGCCATCGCCGCCGCCGGCTACGCCCCCGGCGCGCAGGTCGCCATCGCCCTGGACCCCGCCGCCAGCGAGTTCTACGACAACAGCAACGGCAAATACGTCTTCAAGAAATCGGACAAGTCCATGCACTCCTCCGACGCCCTGGCCTCCTACTGGACCACTTGGATGGAAAAATATCCCATCGTCTCCATCGAAGACGGCATGGCCGAAGACGACTGGCCCGGTTGGAAGACGCTGACGCAGAGCATCGGCAGCAAGACCTCCAAGAAGAACATCCAGCTCGTCGGCGATGACATCTTTGTCACCAACACCACGCGCCTCGCGCGCGGCATTCAGGAAGGCATCGCCAACGCCATCCTCATCAAGCTCAACCAGATCGGCACCGTCACCGAAACCATCGAGGCCATCGAAATGGCCCGCAAGGCCGGCTACCGCTCCATCATTTCCCATCGCTCCGGCGAAACCGAAGACACCTTCATCGCCGATCTCGCCGTGGCCACCGCCGCCGGCCAGATCAAGACCGGCTCCGCCTCGCGCACCGACCGCATCGCCAAATACAACCAGCTCCTGCGGATCGAAGAGGAACTGGGTTCCGCGGCGCGCTTCCCCGGCCGGGCGATCTTCGCCGCTTAG